CAGAGTTCCAGCACGGCGATGGCCTCGAGCTTGCGCTGCCCGGTGAGCAGGACGTTGGCGAGGATGAGCCAGAAGCGGGCCTCGGTCGGCCGGGTCTTGATCAGCGTGCGGGCAATGGCCTCGGCTCGCTCCACCTGGCGGCCCTGGATGCAGATGCGCAACAGGCCCTCCTGCCAGTCGGCCGAGCCGGGCGCGCCGCTGAGCGCCTGCATGTAGGCAACCTCCGCCGCGATGGAGTTGCCCTCCTTCTCCAGGCTGTAGCCCAGCAGGCCGTAGGTGGTCGGGTCCCGGTCGCCGAGCGCGATGGAACGGGAAAACGCATTCACCGCGTCGGTAAAACGGTCGGTCGTGTAGTAGAGCACGCCCAGGTTGTTCCACGCGCGCAGGAAGGTCGGGTAGCGCTCCACCGCGCTCTTGTAGCTGGCCTCGGTCTTTGCGTTGTCCCCGGTGGCGTAGTAGGCGTTGCCGAGGATGAACTCGAAGGCCGGGCTCGGCTTCTCGCTGTCGTTCATCATGCCCTCGAGCAGGCGCAGCGCGAACGCGGGGTTGGTGCCGAGCATCGTGACCACCTTCTCGTAGAGCGCATATTCCTCGGCGGACATCTCGGGTTCGCGCTCGCGGAGGAAGCCGGACGACTCGTTGATGATGCGCTTCGGGTCGAGCGACGGCGGCCGGTCGCTGCCCAGCGCGCCGAGGGTGCCCAGCTGGGTGCGCTCGAGGATGTCGATGTCAGACTGGGCCGGCAGCAGGGCCGGCAGCAGCAGGAGCAGAAAGGGCGGGAAGCGGCGCAGCATGGTCAGTTCACGTCAAAGGGATTGCCGCCGCGCCACACCACGCGGACGTTCTGCTGGACGAGGCAGCGGACCTTGCGACCCTTCTTCATCGCCGGGGAAAAGACCCAGGCCTCGCGGACGTCGCGCAGGATGATCTCGTCGAAGTACTTGTTGCCCGAGCCCTGGAGCACCCGGAGGTTGCCGACGGTGCCGTTGGTCTCGATCAGGATGAGCACGGAGATGCGGAGGCTCTCGGCGTTGCCCCGGACCGCGGAGGGCACGTTGGGATTGGGCCGGGAGAGGACCGCGGGGCGCTGGTCCACCTCGTGCTGCTGGAAGATGCGGGAGAAGTCGCCGGTGATCTCGGTCTTGGGCTTGAACTCGGTGTGGAGGCGCGCCGGCTCGATCTTCGCCGCGGGCGCGGCGGTGCTGACCGGCATGAGCTGCGACAGGTCCGGCGGCACGACCGCGATGCGCACCGCGCTTTCGGAGGCGCCGATCTCCAGGCCGGCAAAGGGCGTGGCCGCCGTCTCGGCGGGGGCGGACTCCACCGGCCGCGGCGGCGGGGTGTCCATCGGCATCGACATGGCGCGCAACTCGGCGATCTCCGCCTCGGGCGCGGGCGGCTCGACCGCCTGGAAAAGCATGACGCCGATGAACAGCGCGAGCGTGAACGCGGCCCCGAGGGCGAGGCACAGCGCCTCCGTCAGAAACGCGACCGCGGGCCGCTCGTCCTGCAGGATGAAGGCGTCCGCCTGCATGGTCAGGGCCCCTCCGTCCGCGCGGTGGCGAACTGCACCTGCTTGATGCCGGCGCGCTTGGCCTCGGTGTAAACCTGCGCGAACACCCCGAGGCTCGAGGCCTGGTCGCCGCGCACGATGAGCGAGGGCGAGCGGCCCACCGCCGCCTGCTTGAGGACGGTGGCGACCTGGTCGGTGCGGATTTCCTGGCCGTCGAACCAGATGCGGTTGTCGGCGGCGATGGCGATGAGCAGGGCGTTCTGTTCGCTGCTGAGGGCCCCGACGACGTCGGGCTTCTGCACCTCGACGCCGGGGTCGTTCACGAAAGAGCTGCTGACCATCAGGAAAATCACCAGCACCATGATGCAGTCCACCATCGGCACCATGTCGATGTGCGTGGACTCGAAGCGATGCTGGCCGTGCGCGCGCCGGATCATGCGGCACCTCCCCGCCGGCCGGCCGCGCGATCCAGCCGGTTGACCGCCTGCACCTGGCTCTGGACCTCGCGGTGCGCGAGATAGACCAGCAGCATGGCGGGAATCGCCACCGTCAGGCCGGACTGCGTGGCCACGAGCACCTCCGAAATGCCGCCGGCCAGGCCCTCCATGGATTTTTCGCCCGCGATCGACAGGTTCTCAAAGGTCTTCTCCATGCCGCTGACCGTGCCGAGCAGGCCGAGCAGCGGTGCGGCCGCGATCATCGGGCCGATCGCGGCGCGCTGCCGCCGGAAGGAGTCATGCGCCTCCGTCTGCAACCGGTGCCGGGCCGCCGGCGTGGCCGCGGCGCGCAGCGCCCGGCGGATGCGCCCGAGGGAGAGCAGCAGCCGGAAACAGCGGGCGTAGAGCAGAACCGAGAGGGTGATGATCACCGGCATCACCCAGCCTCCGCGCTCGATAAGTTCGACCAGGGCGTTCACCGGACCTCCCCGGCCGGCACCACGCCGCTCTGGGCGGTGCCCGCAGCCGTGACGAACTCGAGCGCCTGCCGCTCCAGCACCGCGAGGTGCTTGTTGATGCGGTGCGCCAGGAAACCGTGCACCACCAGCGAGGGGATGGCCACGGCGAGGCCCAGCTCGGTGGCTACGAGCACCTCGGAGATGCCGCTGGAAAGCTTCGCGGCGTTGCCGGTGCCGAACACCGTGATGAGCGTGAAGGTCTTCACCATGCCGACCACGGTGCCGAGCAGGCCCATGAGCGGCGCGGCGGTGGCGATGACCGCGAGCAGCGGCAGCCGGCGCTCGAAGTGCAGCCGCTGTCCCAGCAGCACGGCCTCGAGCCGCTCCTCCAGAATGTCCGCCGGGGAGTCGAGGTGCCGCAGGCCTTCCTCGAACAGCTCGCGGGTCGTGCGCCCGAGACCGGCCAGGGCCGCCTCCGCCTCGGGGCGGGAGCCACGGGCGACGGCCTGCAGAAACGCGGCGGTCCGCGCCGAGGTGTCCACCCGCATCATCGCCACGTCCCAGAACTTGTGCAGCATGAGGAGCAGGGCGACCACGCCCACGCCCACGATGACCCAGGCAACCTTGCCGCCCTTGCTGATGTATTCGCCCGCGGATCCGGCGCTCTGCTGCAGGCGCAGGGCCTTGCCGCCGGTCGGATCGGCCGGCATCGAGCCCAGTTGGCCGCTGAAAAAGGCCGCGCTCTCTGCCGCCGGCCAGGCCGGTTGCGGATAATAGACCGGCTGGCGGGAACCTTCCCGCATGCGTACCAGGCCGGCCGGTCCGCCGCCCTTCGGGGCGAAGAACACCTCGGGACCGGCGAAGGCCAGCGTGCCCTCCTCGAGGCGGTTGTCGCCCGCGTTGAGCGCCGGCGCGTCCCGCAGCTGGCCGCCCAGCACCCGTTCGGTGCGGGCGAGCATGAAGTCGGCGATGTCCAACGCCACGACCGCCCCGGTGCCGGTGGCGGCGGACGCGTCGAGTTTATCCTGCAGCTGCAACAGGTCGTCCCCGACGAAGGCCTGCTCGCCCGGGGGCAGTCCGGTGGCGAACGCTTTCAGCGCATCCCCGGCCAGCGTGGTCACGTAGGCGGTGGTCTTGCGCTGTTCCTCGATGTCGCGGATCAGGCGGCGCTTGGTGCTCGTGGCGTTTTCCCGGTCGGTGTCCAGGCGGACGATTTCGCGTTCGAACGCGATGATGCTGTCCTCGGCGGCCCGCAGTTCCTTGAGCAGGGGGGATTTCTCGCGGGCGATGCGCTCCCGCGCGCGGTTGAGCTCATCGGCGGCCTGCTGGAGTCGTGTTGTGTAGTGGGTGGCGGCGCGCTTGAGCGCCTCATCGAAATTCTCCGCCGCCGCGGCCGTGGTGGCCAGCAGGCCGGCGAGCAGGAGGAAAAAGGCGCGTGCTTTCATGGGCGATCAGCGGGCCGCGTCCAGTTTTGCGGGCACCGGGATGAGCCGCGGGTCGGCTTCATCGCGCCGGACCGCCAGCAGTTCCGCCACCGCCGGCGCCGCGCCCGCGAGCAGCTCCCAGCGCCAGCCGTCCGGACCGGGCGCTCCGAGCCAGGCCTTGGCGCCCGCGCGATCCAGCGCGTAGCCGTGGCTGAGGCCCCAGTAAATGACCTCCACGGATTTCGCCGCCGGCTCGCCGGGCAGGGTGAGGACCTCCTCGCCGTGGGTGATGTCCATGTTGAACTGCGCGCAGCGGTTCAGCACCGTCATCACCAGCTGCATGCGCTCGCCGGGGCTCAGCTCCTTGCCCGCGAGGCTGCGATAGGACATCTCCAGGGCTTCGGCCAGCCGCGGCGGGAGCTTGGGGCGCAGCGCCTGCACCTTGTCCGCCAGGGCCAGCAACCGCTGCTCGGTGGACACGAGCGTCTGCCGGGCTTCGGTGAGCTTGGTGTTGAGCGAGGCCTGTTCGGTGCGTTCATCCGCCGTGGCGGCGAGCAGGTGGTCGCGTTTCTCCTTGAGCCGCTCCCCCCGCTCCTTGAGCGCGGTCAGGGTGGACTCGAGCAGCACCCGGTCCTGCTCCCAGTCCTTTTCCAGACGGACGGTCTCGGCGCGGGTCTTGACCCACTCGGAGGCGGTCTTGCCGACTTCCTCAATGGGATCCGCGGCGCGGGACGAAACCAAGGGCAAGGCCCAGCCCAGCAGCAGGAAGCCGCAGGCCGCGCGGGGGAGAAGGGGTGTGCGCATGTTGACCACGAAACACCGCACGGCGAAGCGCGGGTGCCGGGGGGGGAGAGGTGAAAGCACCGCCAGAGGATTGGCCGACGCGTCTCGTGTCAATTTTGAACCCCCACCCAGCTCGTCGCACGTTAGAACAGAAGCGGCACACCAGCCCGCGCCGGCCGACTATCGGTTTTCCTTTCGGCCGCTTTCGTGCATCCGTGCTGGCATGCAATCCCGCCCCTTCGGCCGGCACGGCCTCAACTGCTCGGAGATCGGATTCGGTGCGTGGGCCATCGGCTCGCATTGGGGTGCACAAAGCGACGCCGACTCGCTCGCCGCGCTCCACCGCGCGCTGGACCTCGGGTGCAACTTCATCGACACGGCGGCCGGCTACGGCAACGGCCACAGCGAGAAAATCATCGCGCGCGTGCTGCGCGAGCGCGCCGCCGCCGGGAAGCAGGAGCGCGTCTTCGTCGCCACGAAGACCCCGCCGGCCGACGGCATCTGGCCGCCCTCGCCCTACTGCCGGGCGGAGGAGCGCTACTCCGAGGCCTGGCTGCGCGCCAATGTTGCCACCCGCCTCGCCAACCTCGGCGTGCAGAAACTCGACCTGCTCCAGCTCCACACCTGGACGCGCGCCTGGAACCGGAACCCGACGCCGTTCAAGGTCCTCCGCCAGCTCCAACGCGAGGGCCTCCTCGGCCTGATCGGCGTCTCCACCCCCGAGCAGGACCAGAACAGCGTGATCGACCTCATGCGCGGCGGCTGGGTGGATGCGGTGCAGGTGATCTACAACCTGTTCGAACAGGAACCCGCCGCCGAACTGCTCGACGTGGCGCGCGAGTGCGGCGTCGCCATCATCGTGCGCGTGGCCTTCGACGAGGGCGTGCTGACCGGCAAGTTCACCGCCGACACGAAGTTCGCGCCCGACGATTTCCGCGCCCGCTACTTCGAAGGCGACCGTCTGGCCCGCGCCGTGGCCCACGCCGACGAGATCAAAAAGGACCTCGTGGGCACCGGCTACACCCTGCCGCAGGCCGCGCTCAAGTGGGTGCTCGCCCACCCCGCCGTCTCCACCGTCATCCCGGGCATCCGCAGCGTGGCCCAGGCCGAGGCCAACTGCGGCGTGAGCGACCTGCCGGCCATGCCGGCGGC
The DNA window shown above is from Oleiharenicola lentus and carries:
- a CDS encoding tetratricopeptide repeat protein; protein product: MLRRFPPFLLLLLPALLPAQSDIDILERTQLGTLGALGSDRPPSLDPKRIINESSGFLREREPEMSAEEYALYEKVVTMLGTNPAFALRLLEGMMNDSEKPSPAFEFILGNAYYATGDNAKTEASYKSAVERYPTFLRAWNNLGVLYYTTDRFTDAVNAFSRSIALGDRDPTTYGLLGYSLEKEGNSIAAEVAYMQALSGAPGSADWQEGLLRICIQGRQVERAEAIARTLIKTRPTEARFWLILANVLLTGQRKLEAIAVLELCAEAGVAQAEELTLLGDLYAEQGLHPEALAIYAKLLKPEPAAGEERLLRLARTLVGANRPADAEAALRALPATLSASGRTTKLLLQAQLATHAKRWADARRDLQVILAEDPLHGPALIALGAVHVGEGEDDRAVFAFEAAARVPDSTYRASLELANLELRRRHYAASVGHLQKALSLRHTDEVADYLARVRTLLDAPESSAP
- a CDS encoding TonB family protein is translated as MQADAFILQDERPAVAFLTEALCLALGAAFTLALFIGVMLFQAVEPPAPEAEIAELRAMSMPMDTPPPRPVESAPAETAATPFAGLEIGASESAVRIAVVPPDLSQLMPVSTAAPAAKIEPARLHTEFKPKTEITGDFSRIFQQHEVDQRPAVLSRPNPNVPSAVRGNAESLRISVLILIETNGTVGNLRVLQGSGNKYFDEIILRDVREAWVFSPAMKKGRKVRCLVQQNVRVVWRGGNPFDVN
- a CDS encoding ExbD/TolR family protein encodes the protein MIRRAHGQHRFESTHIDMVPMVDCIMVLVIFLMVSSSFVNDPGVEVQKPDVVGALSSEQNALLIAIAADNRIWFDGQEIRTDQVATVLKQAAVGRSPSLIVRGDQASSLGVFAQVYTEAKRAGIKQVQFATARTEGP
- a CDS encoding MotA/TolQ/ExbB proton channel family protein, which encodes MNALVELIERGGWVMPVIITLSVLLYARCFRLLLSLGRIRRALRAAATPAARHRLQTEAHDSFRRQRAAIGPMIAAAPLLGLLGTVSGMEKTFENLSIAGEKSMEGLAGGISEVLVATQSGLTVAIPAMLLVYLAHREVQSQVQAVNRLDRAAGRRGGAA
- a CDS encoding MotA/TolQ/ExbB proton channel family protein, which gives rise to MKARAFFLLLAGLLATTAAAAENFDEALKRAATHYTTRLQQAADELNRARERIAREKSPLLKELRAAEDSIIAFEREIVRLDTDRENATSTKRRLIRDIEEQRKTTAYVTTLAGDALKAFATGLPPGEQAFVGDDLLQLQDKLDASAATGTGAVVALDIADFMLARTERVLGGQLRDAPALNAGDNRLEEGTLAFAGPEVFFAPKGGGPAGLVRMREGSRQPVYYPQPAWPAAESAAFFSGQLGSMPADPTGGKALRLQQSAGSAGEYISKGGKVAWVIVGVGVVALLLMLHKFWDVAMMRVDTSARTAAFLQAVARGSRPEAEAALAGLGRTTRELFEEGLRHLDSPADILEERLEAVLLGQRLHFERRLPLLAVIATAAPLMGLLGTVVGMVKTFTLITVFGTGNAAKLSSGISEVLVATELGLAVAIPSLVVHGFLAHRINKHLAVLERQALEFVTAAGTAQSGVVPAGEVR
- a CDS encoding DUF3450 family protein, with product MRTPLLPRAACGFLLLGWALPLVSSRAADPIEEVGKTASEWVKTRAETVRLEKDWEQDRVLLESTLTALKERGERLKEKRDHLLAATADERTEQASLNTKLTEARQTLVSTEQRLLALADKVQALRPKLPPRLAEALEMSYRSLAGKELSPGERMQLVMTVLNRCAQFNMDITHGEEVLTLPGEPAAKSVEVIYWGLSHGYALDRAGAKAWLGAPGPDGWRWELLAGAAPAVAELLAVRRDEADPRLIPVPAKLDAAR
- a CDS encoding aldo/keto reductase: MQSRPFGRHGLNCSEIGFGAWAIGSHWGAQSDADSLAALHRALDLGCNFIDTAAGYGNGHSEKIIARVLRERAAAGKQERVFVATKTPPADGIWPPSPYCRAEERYSEAWLRANVATRLANLGVQKLDLLQLHTWTRAWNRNPTPFKVLRQLQREGLLGLIGVSTPEQDQNSVIDLMRGGWVDAVQVIYNLFEQEPAAELLDVARECGVAIIVRVAFDEGVLTGKFTADTKFAPDDFRARYFEGDRLARAVAHADEIKKDLVGTGYTLPQAALKWVLAHPAVSTVIPGIRSVAQAEANCGVSDLPAMPAALVEKLRRHNWRRGVWYGGK